A part of Gammaproteobacteria bacterium genomic DNA contains:
- the rsmI gene encoding 16S rRNA (cytidine(1402)-2'-O)-methyltransferase — MTEKENITGTLYVVATPIGNLGDFTFRAVEVLRGVDRILCEDTRTSSVLLRRYGITAPAVSLHRHNEAGKSGALVAQLLRGDNLALLSDAGTPLIRDAGRRLVAAAHERGVRVSPLPGAGAASAALSCAGLDADRFVFEGFLPATAAARAARLRELRRERRTMVFFEAPHRLAPMLDDLAAVFGAERTVCLAKEMTKVHEAVVRGRLADVRRWLDGDTARGRGEFVLLVEGGAAPDDEITLSAEDLLRELSRHLPPGAAAGVVAELSGLPRNRLYKRTLGGR, encoded by the coding sequence ATGACGGAGAAAGAAAACATCACGGGCACTTTGTATGTGGTTGCCACGCCCATCGGCAACCTCGGCGACTTCACTTTCAGGGCGGTGGAAGTCCTGCGCGGTGTGGACCGCATCCTGTGCGAGGACACGCGCACCAGTTCGGTGCTGCTGCGGCGTTACGGCATCACCGCGCCCGCCGTCAGTCTGCACCGCCACAACGAGGCCGGCAAAAGCGGCGCGCTCGTCGCGCAACTGCTGCGCGGCGACAACCTCGCGCTGCTGAGCGACGCCGGCACGCCGCTGATACGCGACGCCGGACGCCGTCTGGTGGCCGCGGCCCACGAGCGCGGCGTGCGCGTGTCGCCGCTGCCCGGCGCCGGCGCGGCGTCGGCGGCGCTGTCGTGCGCCGGCCTCGACGCCGACCGGTTTGTGTTTGAGGGTTTCCTGCCGGCCACCGCGGCGGCGCGCGCGGCGCGCCTGCGCGAGTTGCGCCGCGAGCGGCGCACGATGGTTTTCTTCGAGGCGCCGCACCGTCTCGCGCCGATGCTGGACGACCTCGCCGCCGTGTTCGGCGCGGAGCGCACCGTCTGTCTTGCGAAGGAGATGACAAAGGTGCACGAGGCCGTCGTCCGCGGTCGTCTGGCCGATGTGCGGCGGTGGCTGGACGGCGACACCGCGCGGGGGCGCGGCGAGTTCGTGCTGCTGGTCGAGGGTGGCGCCGCGCCGGACGACGAAATCACGCTGTCCGCCGAAGACCTGCTGCGCGAACTGTCGCGCCACCTGCCGCCCGGCGCCGCCGCCGGCGTCGTCGCCGAACTCAGCGGCCTGCCCCGCAACCGCCTCTACAAACGCACCCTCGGCGGGCGCTGA
- a CDS encoding penicillin-binding protein activator: MTRQTTTRPPRRGPRLRRLLAPAWPAIAAVAVAGCAALDVQLNPLQQFWMNSAYEKAAELSAEGRYAQAAETLWDTADDLPSPHRERMQIKSVRALINGQYLLNAHQRLAEIRETGLKPSELLEKRILEAAFHRQTEQPAKVLSLLSEELISGGGAALKSEALDLLAGALFDAGRYADSVAVRVRRESLLDGEAAADNAMQLWEALVLAGGDEVEEQLAGSDDRKLRAWLELHALVAPPGIDRPALERAYADWRRKNNFLVVPDAVREQLQARWNYLDFRPRNISLLLPLTGRYARIGKAIRRGFLDAHEAGGGGLDVRFHNTDQERGATELYREAIEQGAELVIGPLLKEAVDELLGAANLGVPLITLNYRRDRRLQPQGEWFQFGLLPEDDAAQVAEKLLQKDHRHILALTSDDDWGGRLYRQFAERYTELGGRIQEARRYNINILDYANTVQAALQLDESRARGAAVQRTLDAKVNFTPRIRDDISAAVLFANHEKAALIYPLLKYYYADELPVYATSHVYAPDREKILRELDGLIYCDIPFMLDADAEIPDEHPRLFALGADAYRLAWSIRRVAGGNAKIRGATGLISLGRDRRLYRQLSWARFARGKPVPLGEGW; this comes from the coding sequence ATGACACGCCAGACGACAACACGCCCGCCGCGGCGCGGCCCGCGCCTGCGCCGTCTTCTCGCGCCGGCGTGGCCGGCCATCGCCGCCGTTGCCGTCGCCGGCTGCGCCGCCCTTGATGTGCAACTGAACCCGCTGCAACAGTTCTGGATGAACAGCGCCTACGAGAAGGCGGCGGAACTGAGCGCCGAGGGGCGCTACGCGCAGGCGGCGGAGACATTGTGGGACACCGCCGACGACCTGCCCTCGCCGCACCGCGAGCGCATGCAGATCAAAAGCGTGCGCGCGCTGATCAACGGGCAATACCTGCTGAACGCGCACCAGCGCCTCGCCGAAATCCGCGAGACCGGGCTGAAACCGTCCGAACTGCTGGAAAAACGCATCCTCGAGGCGGCCTTCCACCGGCAGACCGAGCAGCCCGCGAAAGTGCTGTCGCTGCTGTCGGAGGAACTGATCAGCGGCGGCGGCGCGGCGCTGAAGAGCGAGGCGCTTGACCTGCTGGCGGGCGCGCTGTTTGACGCCGGGCGCTACGCCGACAGCGTCGCCGTGCGCGTGCGCCGCGAAAGTCTGCTCGACGGCGAGGCCGCCGCCGACAACGCGATGCAACTGTGGGAGGCGCTGGTGCTCGCCGGCGGCGACGAGGTCGAGGAACAACTGGCCGGCAGCGACGACCGCAAACTGCGGGCGTGGCTTGAGCTGCACGCGCTGGTGGCGCCGCCCGGCATTGACCGCCCGGCGCTCGAAAGGGCCTACGCCGACTGGCGCCGCAAAAACAACTTCCTGGTCGTGCCCGACGCCGTCCGCGAGCAACTGCAAGCGCGCTGGAACTACCTTGATTTCCGCCCGCGCAACATCTCGCTGCTGCTGCCGCTGACCGGGCGCTACGCCCGCATCGGCAAGGCCATCCGCCGGGGTTTTCTCGACGCCCACGAGGCCGGCGGCGGCGGCCTTGATGTGCGCTTCCACAACACCGACCAGGAACGCGGCGCGACCGAACTCTACCGCGAGGCGATTGAACAGGGCGCCGAACTCGTCATCGGCCCGCTGCTGAAAGAGGCGGTGGACGAATTGCTCGGCGCCGCCAACCTCGGGGTGCCGCTGATTACGCTGAATTACCGCAGAGACCGGCGGTTGCAGCCGCAGGGCGAGTGGTTCCAGTTCGGCCTGCTGCCCGAGGACGACGCCGCGCAGGTGGCCGAGAAACTGCTCCAGAAAGACCACCGCCACATCCTCGCGCTGACCTCCGACGACGACTGGGGCGGGCGCCTCTACCGGCAATTCGCCGAACGCTACACCGAACTCGGCGGGCGCATCCAGGAGGCGCGGCGCTACAACATCAACATCCTTGATTACGCCAACACCGTGCAGGCGGCGCTGCAACTTGATGAAAGCCGCGCGCGCGGCGCCGCCGTCCAGCGCACGCTCGACGCCAAAGTCAATTTCACGCCGCGCATACGCGACGACATCAGCGCCGCGGTGCTGTTCGCAAACCACGAAAAGGCGGCGCTGATCTACCCGCTGCTGAAATACTATTACGCCGACGAACTGCCGGTGTACGCGACCTCGCATGTCTATGCGCCGGACCGCGAGAAAATCCTGCGCGAACTCGACGGCCTCATCTACTGCGACATCCCGTTCATGCTCGACGCCGACGCCGAGATACCGGACGAACACCCGCGCCTGTTCGCGCTCGGCGCCGACGCCTACCGCCTGGCCTGGTCCATCCGCCGGGTTGCCGGCGGCAACGCCAAAATCAGGGGCGCCACCGGCCTCATCTCGCTTGGCCGCGACCGCCGCCTCTACCGCCAACTGTCGTGGGCGCGCTTCGCCCGCGGCAAGCCGGTGCCGCTCGGCGAAGGCTGGTGA
- a CDS encoding YraN family protein, whose translation MTGTVGGDRRAAGRAAEDAALEHLRRNGLKLIKRNYLSRCGEIDLIMRDGATLVFIEVRYRARKSHGNAAETVDGRKRAKLIATAQSYLQRSRWRHACRFDVVALSADSVDWIRDAFRGD comes from the coding sequence GTGACCGGCACTGTCGGCGGCGACCGCCGCGCCGCCGGGCGCGCGGCGGAAGACGCCGCGCTTGAGCACCTGCGCCGCAACGGCCTGAAACTGATCAAGCGCAACTACCTGTCGCGCTGCGGCGAGATTGACCTGATCATGCGCGACGGCGCCACGCTGGTCTTCATTGAAGTGCGCTACCGCGCGCGCAAAAGCCACGGCAACGCCGCCGAGACGGTGGACGGCCGCAAGCGCGCGAAACTGATCGCCACGGCGCAATCCTACCTGCAGCGCAGCCGCTGGCGCCACGCCTGCCGTTTTGATGTCGTCGCGCTGTCGGCGGACAGCGTGGACTGGATACGCGACGCCTTTCGCGGCGACTGA
- a CDS encoding phosphoheptose isomerase, which produces MRALFNASIEAKREALGAVEGAIAEAAALIAQSLADGGKILSCGNGGSAADAQHFAAEMVNRFETERPALAAVALTTDSSILTSVANDDDYSRIFARQVEALGRAGDVLLAISTSGQSGNVNAAIACAHDRGLRVVALGGRDGGAMAQALKDGDIEIRVPAASTARIQEVHLLTLHCLCDLTDRLLAGAAR; this is translated from the coding sequence GTGCGCGCGCTGTTCAACGCCAGCATCGAGGCCAAGCGCGAGGCGCTCGGCGCCGTCGAGGGCGCGATTGCCGAAGCCGCCGCGCTGATCGCGCAAAGCCTCGCCGACGGCGGCAAAATCCTCAGTTGCGGCAACGGCGGCTCCGCCGCCGACGCCCAGCATTTCGCCGCCGAGATGGTCAACCGCTTCGAGACCGAGCGCCCGGCGCTGGCCGCCGTCGCGCTGACAACCGACTCGTCCATCCTGACATCGGTCGCCAACGACGACGATTACTCAAGAATCTTCGCGCGCCAGGTCGAGGCGCTTGGCCGCGCCGGCGATGTGCTGCTGGCCATCAGCACCAGCGGCCAGTCGGGCAATGTCAACGCGGCCATCGCCTGCGCCCACGACCGCGGCCTGCGCGTCGTCGCGCTCGGCGGCAGGGACGGCGGCGCCATGGCGCAGGCGCTGAAAGACGGCGACATCGAGATTCGCGTGCCCGCCGCCTCGACCGCCAGAATCCAGGAAGTTCACCTGCTGACGCTGCACTGCCTGTGCGACCTGACCGACCGCCTGCTGGCCGGCGCGGCGCGCTGA
- a CDS encoding FAD-binding protein produces the protein MALTADFIERLRHACAPPRVLTEAAECWPYGYDNSRLHAPPGAVVFPESHDETAAVVRACREHRVALTPRGRGTGTTGAAVPLRGGVVVSFERMDRILEMDAANRALRVQPGATNRAVQEHCAGAGLFWPPDPGSADYCTVGGNLACNAAGPRAVKYGTPRENTLRLKAVTGAGETLQTGALTSKSVVGLDLTRLLIGSEGTLAVITEAVLKLTVLPPRRRTMRALYDSAEAAGEAVCAMMSQPAAPCALELMDAICLDLLRAHRGWAAHPKARALLMIEADGGDDAVREAAAALRGAARNGGLIAFEEAATDDESARLWHARKTLSPVLRNFRPCKINEDVVVPVARIADLLRRLQEIGGRHAVAIAAFGHAGNGNLHVNILHHPSEARAAEDALAEVFSTVVGMNGSISGEHGIGLGKRDFVSLEVDAATLEVMRRVRDALDPDDILNSGKALPPR, from the coding sequence TTGGCGCTGACCGCCGACTTCATCGAACGACTGCGACACGCCTGCGCGCCGCCGCGCGTGCTGACCGAAGCCGCCGAATGCTGGCCCTACGGCTACGACAACAGCCGCCTGCACGCGCCGCCCGGCGCCGTCGTCTTCCCCGAAAGCCATGACGAGACCGCCGCCGTCGTGCGCGCCTGCCGCGAACACCGCGTCGCGCTGACGCCGCGCGGACGCGGCACCGGCACCACCGGCGCCGCGGTGCCGCTGCGCGGCGGCGTCGTCGTCTCGTTCGAGCGCATGGACCGCATCCTTGAAATGGACGCCGCCAACCGCGCGCTGCGCGTGCAGCCGGGCGCCACCAACCGCGCGGTGCAGGAACACTGCGCCGGCGCCGGTCTGTTCTGGCCGCCGGATCCGGGCAGCGCCGACTACTGCACCGTCGGCGGCAACCTCGCGTGCAACGCCGCCGGCCCGCGCGCCGTCAAGTACGGCACGCCGCGCGAGAACACGCTGCGACTGAAGGCGGTGACCGGCGCAGGCGAAACGCTGCAAACCGGCGCGCTGACCAGCAAGAGCGTCGTCGGCCTCGACCTGACGCGGCTGCTGATTGGCTCGGAGGGGACGCTCGCGGTCATCACCGAGGCCGTCCTGAAACTGACGGTGCTGCCGCCGCGCAGGCGCACGATGCGCGCGCTCTACGACTCGGCGGAAGCCGCCGGCGAGGCGGTGTGCGCGATGATGTCGCAGCCGGCGGCGCCGTGCGCGCTTGAATTGATGGACGCCATCTGCCTCGACCTGCTGCGCGCGCACCGCGGCTGGGCGGCGCACCCGAAGGCGCGGGCGCTGCTGATGATCGAGGCCGACGGCGGCGACGACGCCGTGCGCGAGGCTGCGGCGGCGCTGCGCGGGGCCGCCCGCAACGGCGGCCTGATTGCGTTTGAGGAGGCGGCGACCGACGACGAAAGCGCGCGCCTGTGGCACGCGCGCAAGACGCTGTCGCCGGTGCTGAGAAATTTCAGGCCGTGCAAGATCAACGAGGATGTCGTCGTGCCGGTGGCGCGCATCGCCGACCTGCTGCGCCGCCTGCAAGAGATCGGCGGGCGCCACGCCGTCGCCATCGCCGCCTTCGGACACGCCGGCAACGGCAACCTGCATGTCAACATCCTGCACCACCCGTCCGAGGCGCGCGCCGCCGAAGACGCGCTGGCCGAAGTGTTCTCGACCGTCGTCGGCATGAACGGCTCGATTTCCGGCGAACACGGCATCGGCCTCGGCAAGCGCGATTTCGTTTCCCTTGAAGTGGATGCGGCGACGCTTGAAGTCATGCGCCGCGTGCGCGACGCGCTCGACCCCGACGACATCCTGAACAGCGGCAAGGCGCTGCCGCCGCGCTGA
- a CDS encoding carbon-nitrogen hydrolase family protein — protein MTSSADLRDNLKRAAGLVAEAAARGAALVVLPEMFAFIGERQRDQLGVREAADGGPIRDFLSEQAARHGVWLVGGTLPVESPDRDRAWALSPLVDAGGGAVAAYRKIHLFDVDLPEDGQSYRESGTFEPGADAVVADTPFGRVGLAVCYDLRFPEMFRLLTEMGADIIAMPSAFTAATGAAHWDPLVRARAIENQVCVIAANQTGRHANGKSTYGHSCIVDCWGVVRTGVSGGEGVAVAEVDFDRQRQLRRSFPCLEHRVFSVGGA, from the coding sequence ATGACCTCGTCGGCGGACTTGCGTGACAACCTGAAGCGCGCCGCCGGCCTCGTCGCCGAGGCTGCGGCGCGGGGCGCGGCGCTGGTTGTGCTGCCGGAGATGTTCGCGTTTATCGGCGAGCGCCAGCGCGACCAACTCGGCGTGCGCGAGGCCGCCGACGGCGGCCCCATCCGGGATTTTCTGTCGGAGCAGGCGGCGCGCCACGGCGTGTGGCTGGTCGGCGGCACGCTGCCGGTGGAATCGCCCGACCGCGACCGCGCCTGGGCGCTGTCGCCGCTGGTGGACGCCGGCGGCGGCGCCGTCGCCGCCTACCGCAAGATACACCTGTTTGATGTGGATCTGCCGGAAGACGGCCAGAGTTACCGCGAATCCGGCACCTTCGAGCCGGGCGCCGACGCCGTCGTCGCCGACACGCCGTTCGGGCGCGTCGGCCTTGCGGTGTGCTATGACCTGCGTTTCCCGGAGATGTTCCGGCTGCTGACCGAAATGGGCGCCGACATCATCGCCATGCCGTCGGCGTTCACCGCGGCGACCGGCGCCGCGCACTGGGATCCGCTGGTGCGCGCGCGCGCGATAGAAAACCAGGTTTGCGTCATCGCCGCCAACCAGACCGGGCGCCACGCCAACGGCAAGAGCACCTACGGTCACAGTTGCATTGTGGACTGCTGGGGCGTCGTCCGCACCGGCGTCTCCGGCGGCGAGGGCGTCGCGGTGGCCGAGGTGGACTTCGACCGCCAGCGCCAACTGCGGCGCAGTTTCCCGTGCCTTGAACACCGCGTCTTCAGTGTCGGCGGCGCCTGA
- a CDS encoding aminotransferase class IV, with protein sequence MTAYHDGRFLELEDCCISPLDRGFLFGDGVYEVMPVWRRRPFRYQAHMNRLARSLERAEIKDPYPPERWREVLDGLIERSGLSSLVVYLQVTRGVAPREHVIAAAAAPTVFAMTMPPPPNDAAAGVAAISADDTRWSRCDIKSVSLLPNVLLRRRARDYRASEAILLRDGCVTEGAASNVFIAAAGVLATPPEGPQLLSGITRGVVIEMAAVCGVGCEQRTVTAAELAAADEIWLTSSTRGIVPVTTLDGNRVGAGEPGPLWKRFSDCLADWCE encoded by the coding sequence ATGACCGCCTACCACGACGGTCGTTTTCTCGAACTCGAAGACTGCTGCATCAGCCCGCTCGACCGCGGCTTTCTGTTCGGCGACGGCGTCTATGAGGTGATGCCGGTCTGGCGCCGCCGCCCGTTCCGCTACCAGGCGCACATGAACCGCCTCGCCCGCAGCCTTGAGCGCGCCGAAATAAAAGACCCGTATCCGCCCGAACGCTGGCGCGAGGTGCTGGACGGGCTGATTGAGCGTTCGGGCCTGTCCAGTCTCGTCGTTTATCTGCAGGTCACGCGCGGCGTCGCGCCGAGGGAGCATGTCATCGCCGCCGCCGCCGCGCCGACGGTGTTTGCGATGACGATGCCGCCGCCGCCGAATGACGCCGCCGCCGGCGTCGCCGCCATCAGCGCCGACGACACGCGCTGGAGTCGCTGCGACATCAAGTCGGTCAGCCTGCTGCCGAATGTGCTGCTGCGCCGCCGCGCGCGCGATTACCGCGCATCGGAGGCGATTCTGCTGCGCGACGGCTGCGTCACCGAAGGCGCCGCCAGCAATGTGTTCATCGCCGCCGCCGGCGTGCTGGCGACGCCGCCCGAAGGGCCGCAACTGCTGAGCGGCATCACGCGCGGCGTCGTCATCGAGATGGCGGCGGTGTGCGGCGTCGGCTGCGAGCAGCGCACCGTCACCGCCGCCGAACTGGCCGCCGCCGACGAAATCTGGCTGACCAGTTCAACGCGCGGCATCGTGCCGGTGACGACGCTGGACGGAAACCGGGTCGGCGCCGGCGAACCGGGGCCGTTGTGGAAGAGATTCTCGGACTGCCTCGCCGACTGGTGCGAATGA
- a CDS encoding D-alanyl-D-alanine carboxypeptidase, whose amino-acid sequence MKRHWAWCCGVALLLWSAAAAAAGDWAPRAPDFPVKSYLLMDYHSGAILAEKDAGEPFEPASITKLMTAYVVYRALADQLVAMDDRVRISEKAWRTGGSRMFVEVGKEVALRDLVAGMVVQSGNDASIALAEHIAGTEEAFVGMMNETADLLKLSGSNFRNVSGLPEEGHYMTALDVATLSRAMIRDFPDHYRLYAQREFTYGGITQHNRNKLLWQARDLGVDGLKTGHTEDAGYCLAASAKQGDMRLVSVVLGSAGDAKRFQQTTELLRYGFRFYRTSRLFESAQALTQVRVWGGLRQYADLGLMNDFYVTYPKVSGGKVRTELSVREDVSAPVGRHQTLGAARAFFSDRLLREEPLAALEMVPEGGFFRRLSDGFMRLFE is encoded by the coding sequence ATGAAACGGCATTGGGCGTGGTGTTGCGGCGTCGCGCTGCTGCTGTGGAGCGCGGCGGCTGCGGCGGCGGGCGACTGGGCGCCGCGCGCGCCGGACTTTCCGGTCAAGAGTTACCTGCTGATGGACTACCACAGCGGCGCGATTCTCGCCGAGAAAGACGCCGGCGAGCCGTTTGAGCCGGCCAGCATCACCAAACTGATGACGGCCTATGTCGTGTACCGCGCGCTGGCCGACCAACTGGTGGCGATGGACGACCGCGTCCGAATCAGCGAGAAGGCGTGGCGCACCGGCGGTTCAAGGATGTTTGTCGAGGTCGGCAAGGAGGTGGCGCTGCGCGACCTGGTGGCCGGCATGGTCGTGCAGTCCGGCAACGACGCCAGCATCGCGCTGGCCGAGCACATCGCCGGCACCGAGGAGGCGTTTGTCGGCATGATGAACGAGACCGCCGACCTGCTGAAACTTTCGGGTTCAAATTTCAGGAATGTCAGCGGCCTGCCGGAAGAGGGCCATTACATGACCGCCCTTGATGTCGCCACGCTGTCGCGCGCGATGATCCGCGATTTTCCCGACCATTACCGCCTCTACGCGCAGCGCGAATTCACCTACGGCGGCATCACCCAGCACAACCGCAACAAACTGCTGTGGCAGGCGCGCGACCTCGGCGTGGACGGCCTCAAGACCGGCCACACCGAAGACGCGGGCTATTGCCTTGCGGCGTCGGCGAAGCAGGGCGACATGCGCCTGGTGTCGGTCGTGCTCGGCAGCGCCGGCGACGCCAAACGCTTTCAGCAGACCACCGAACTGCTGCGCTACGGCTTTCGTTTCTACCGCACCTCGCGCCTGTTCGAGTCGGCGCAGGCGCTGACGCAGGTGCGCGTCTGGGGCGGGCTTCGCCAGTACGCCGACCTCGGCCTGATGAACGACTTCTATGTGACCTACCCGAAAGTCAGCGGCGGCAAGGTTCGCACCGAACTGTCGGTGCGCGAGGATGTCAGCGCGCCGGTCGGACGCCACCAGACGCTGGGCGCGGCGCGGGCGTTTTTCTCCGACCGCCTGCTCCGGGAGGAGCCGCTGGCGGCGCTGGAAATGGTGCCCGAAGGGGGCTTTTTCAGGCGCCTGAGCGACGGCTTTATGCGGCTGTTTGAATGA
- a CDS encoding SPOR domain-containing protein, whose amino-acid sequence MPVVVEVLKTPVRSGAFIQVGSYSSRHRAARVASLIRRHNLKPFVDKTQPFASRPVYRVRLGPYASPELVVVEKLLKTGGFHNYIVLPR is encoded by the coding sequence GTGCCGGTCGTGGTCGAGGTGCTGAAAACGCCGGTGCGCTCCGGCGCCTTCATTCAGGTCGGCTCGTATTCCAGCCGCCACCGGGCGGCGAGGGTCGCAAGCCTCATCCGGCGCCACAACCTCAAGCCGTTCGTGGACAAGACGCAGCCTTTCGCGTCGCGCCCGGTCTATCGCGTGCGGCTCGGGCCTTATGCGTCGCCGGAACTGGTGGTCGTCGAGAAACTGCTGAAGACCGGCGGTTTCCACAACTACATCGTGCTGCCGCGATGA
- the mltB gene encoding lytic murein transglycosylase B, translating to MRSFITTATRAAAFAALAAVSALAAPAAAQPYHERERVQLYIGELVSRYSFERDALEQLFRDVEKREDAIEAMDRPAEAKPWHAYRDIFLTRKRVRAGTRYWREHRETLERASRRFGVPAEIILAIIGVETYYGRITGGFPVFDTLVTLGFDYPRRSRFFLRELTEFLLLCREEKMDCAEVRGSYAGAMGLGQFIPSSYRAYAVDFDGDGARDLWDSPADAIGSVANFLVRHGWRGRAPLGEYVAAPEGDYEPLLNRKMQPWLSASDLDVRGIRMGGFMPREEKFSLFDFQHEDGRRKTWVGYQNFFVLTRYNTSRRYALAVHQLAQMIHGAYRPAEQ from the coding sequence ATGAGAAGTTTCATCACCACCGCAACCCGCGCCGCGGCGTTCGCGGCGCTTGCCGCGGTGTCGGCCTTGGCCGCGCCGGCGGCGGCGCAGCCGTACCACGAGCGCGAACGGGTGCAGCTCTACATCGGCGAACTGGTCTCGCGTTATTCGTTCGAGCGCGACGCGCTTGAGCAACTGTTCCGCGATGTCGAGAAACGCGAAGACGCCATCGAGGCGATGGACCGCCCGGCGGAGGCGAAGCCGTGGCACGCCTACCGCGACATCTTCCTGACCCGCAAACGGGTGCGCGCCGGCACGCGCTACTGGCGCGAGCACCGCGAGACGCTGGAGCGGGCATCGCGGCGCTTCGGCGTGCCGGCGGAGATTATCCTCGCGATCATCGGCGTCGAGACCTACTACGGGCGCATCACCGGGGGCTTTCCGGTGTTCGACACGCTGGTGACGCTGGGCTTTGATTACCCGCGCCGTTCGCGCTTTTTCCTGCGCGAATTGACCGAATTTCTGCTGCTGTGCCGCGAGGAGAAGATGGATTGCGCCGAAGTGCGCGGTTCGTACGCCGGCGCCATGGGCCTCGGTCAGTTCATCCCGAGCAGTTACCGCGCCTATGCGGTGGACTTCGACGGCGACGGCGCGCGCGATTTGTGGGACAGCCCGGCGGACGCCATCGGCAGCGTCGCCAATTTTCTGGTGCGCCACGGCTGGCGCGGTCGCGCGCCGCTCGGCGAATATGTGGCGGCGCCCGAGGGCGACTACGAACCGCTGCTGAACCGCAAGATGCAGCCGTGGCTTTCGGCCTCCGACCTTGATGTGCGCGGCATCCGCATGGGCGGCTTCATGCCGCGCGAGGAGAAGTTCTCGCTGTTTGATTTCCAGCACGAGGACGGGCGCCGCAAGACCTGGGTCGGCTACCAGAACTTTTTCGTGCTCACGCGCTATAATACGAGCCGCCGCTACGCGCTGGCCGTCCATCAATTGGCGCAGATGATTCACGGCGCGTACCGGCCCGCTGAACAGTAG
- the rodA gene encoding rod shape-determining protein RodA, translating to MARAYHLARLLRLVRVDYPLLFLLLALALIGVMTLVSSAGGDAELIERQLVRLLIGFALMFALATVPVHAWRRWVPALYAGGLVLLLLVLFAGEVIKGAQRWLDIRLVRFQPSELLKIATPMLLCALLAGSVAARPGFSRTAIAFVLLALPAALILLQPDLGTAFLVAVSGLFVIFLAGLHYRWIVLILAGALGAAPFIWNALREYQRQRVLVFLDPQSDPLGAGYHIIQSKIAIGGGGLWGKGWMNGTQGHLGFVPERSTDFVFAVFAEEFGFMGVCVLLAVYLGIVVRGMMIAVSAADQFSRLLAGSLTFSFAVYVLVNLAMVSGLLPVVGVPLPLLSYGGTSAATLLASFGILMAISTYRPMMRRGIV from the coding sequence ATGGCGCGCGCATACCATCTTGCGCGGCTGCTCCGCCTGGTGCGGGTGGACTACCCGCTGCTGTTTCTGCTGCTGGCGCTGGCGCTCATCGGCGTGATGACGCTGGTCAGTTCGGCGGGCGGCGACGCCGAACTAATCGAGCGCCAACTGGTTCGGCTGCTGATCGGCTTCGCGCTGATGTTCGCGTTGGCGACGGTGCCGGTGCACGCCTGGCGCCGCTGGGTGCCGGCGCTGTACGCAGGCGGCCTCGTGCTGTTGCTGCTGGTGCTTTTCGCCGGCGAGGTCATCAAGGGCGCGCAGCGCTGGCTCGACATCCGGCTGGTGCGTTTCCAGCCGTCGGAACTGCTGAAAATCGCGACGCCGATGCTGTTGTGCGCGCTGCTGGCCGGCAGCGTCGCCGCCCGCCCCGGTTTTTCAAGGACGGCGATTGCGTTTGTGCTGCTGGCGCTGCCGGCGGCGCTGATTCTGTTGCAGCCGGACCTCGGCACCGCCTTTCTGGTCGCGGTTTCCGGGCTGTTCGTCATCTTCCTGGCCGGCCTGCACTACCGCTGGATTGTGCTGATACTGGCCGGCGCGCTGGGCGCGGCGCCTTTTATATGGAACGCGCTGCGCGAATACCAGCGCCAGCGCGTGCTGGTGTTTCTCGACCCGCAAAGCGACCCGCTGGGCGCCGGCTACCACATCATCCAGTCGAAGATAGCGATCGGCGGCGGCGGCCTCTGGGGCAAGGGCTGGATGAACGGCACCCAGGGGCATCTCGGCTTCGTGCCGGAGCGCTCGACCGACTTCGTGTTCGCGGTGTTCGCCGAGGAATTCGGCTTCATGGGCGTTTGCGTGCTGCTCGCGGTTTATCTCGGCATCGTCGTGCGCGGTATGATGATCGCGGTGTCGGCGGCGGACCAGTTCAGCCGCCTGCTGGCCGGCAGTTTGACTTTCTCGTTCGCGGTCTATGTGCTGGTCAACCTGGCGATGGTCAGCGGCCTGCTGCCGGTCGTCGGCGTGCCGCTGCCGCTGCTGAGTTACGGCGGCACCTCGGCGGCGACGCTGCTGGCCTCGTTCGGCATCCTGATGGCGATTTCCACCTACCGCCCGATGATGAGAAGGGGGATTGTGTAG